Part of the Salmo trutta chromosome 2, fSalTru1.1, whole genome shotgun sequence genome, CACTGCCACAACAAGGTAACATAACCCAACCTTAATCAATATATTTAATTGATATTATCCTTTAGTCATCCTAAATATCCGTGCTCGTATTTATAAAGCGTACTAGAGTAGGAATGCTAATGTAGGTTTTAGTTTAGCTTTATAGATCCTAATGAATAGACTGCCGGGACTCGTAATCTGAGACGCAGTATGAATACCAACCCTGTTGCATGGATCAAATGTGTTTTCTATGAGTGAGAACCTGGTGGTTCTGGCCCGATTTATTTTCAGAGAGACTAGCACTGAGGAAAGGTCTGTGTAAGCCGCTGGTATACCAGAGAGTCAGAGATGAGGAAAACGATGATGACGAGGTGCCACAACGATTTCAGAGGAAAAAGTTTCCTTTATCTGCTCTTGTTTTCACTAACGACTATTCACTATActaggttgtgtcccaaatgggaccctattccctttatagtgcactgcttttgtcaaacgtgcactataaaaggagaatagggtgccatttggtgggACGTATGTGTAATTTCGAGATGTTGGTCTATGAATCCACttctatttgttttttttctccagggTCCACCAAGAGAAGAAACACAAGGTTTTGATATCACATCCTTGATGAAATCAAAGAAAATGTCACAAACAAAGAGCACTTAGTAAAATGCATAACagataatgtttcagatggacaCCATTTTGTTTTAGTGATAAATAAAACCAAGGAGACTTGAGTAAAGCACTTCCAGGAGGTCCATAGACACTGTCAGTTGGCTAGCACTGTTGGTAAAATGTCCCCTCGGTCAGCACAGGGTTGGTGGCTTTGAAATTTAGATTTGAACTGTTGTGACCAGTGGATTATTAAAATTAATTTCATTACACACACTAGTCTGTCTGGTTTATTAAAGATGTAAGTGTTAATTTAAAACTGTATTAATTTTGCACATGATTAAAATTAAAACAGTAGAACATGAAATGGCAAATAAAAAAATGAGATAATGTTGTCATGTTGGGTTTTGTCAGTTGGCAACTATATTTTAGAGCcctggatcgaaccagggtctgtagtgacgcctctagcactgagatgcagtggcttagaccgctgcgccacttgggagcctaaaatataaaggcaacaatttaaaagtttttgctgagttacagttcatataaggaaatcagtcaatttaaataaattcattaggccctaatctatggatttcacaggaCTGGGCGGggttgcagccatgggtgggcctgggagggcatagacccacccacttgggagccaatcagaatgagtttttccccaccgaagggctttattacagacagaaatactccacagccccccccccccttttttaatgtccccagcacaaggtgcacatgcaTGCTGTTAAAttagtttcttgatatgccacacctgtcaagtggatggattatcttgacaaattaTAAAACgatcactaacaggaatgtaaacaaattcgtgtacaacattttagagacatatttttgtgtgtatggaacttttatgggatgttttatttcagtcgatgaaacatgggaccaacactttacatgtttatattttttgttccgtgtatttgtgtgtgtatattatatatgtatataggtgtttattttaattttttaaagaAAGATGTCATGGCGGACGCGGGTGCAATTTAGAAGTAGCCCAAAAACCCACATGTCAATACATTTTCACCCGCAACGTCCTTTTCAAAGTTGCAAAATTTAACCGGAAAACCACGAACACTGACGTCAACCTTATTTCTGTACGTCaagatatttttttttgtttttaaataaacGTCATGACGTCATCCAACGTAATTAGCGTTCGTCCGCTCGCCGGCGTCACGTTCTTTAACCTGTTCCAGGGATGTGTACGGAGGAACATGGCGAAACCGTGGAGACGCTGTTGGAGGTGGAGGACTACAGCCTCGACCTGTACGAGTTTACTAGAAACCATATGCTGTTTTAACGGAACTTCAGCTACCTCGTTGCTCCTCCGAGGAACTGGAACCGTCTCTGGCTCGGGAAATGAGGTAAGATATCACCGGGCGGGCTGTCACCTCGAGAAAGGTCAACCGGTAGTAGAGAACATGGAAGATGAAAACTGATCTTATTCAATGAGTTACAGCTGGCTTGGTGTAGTTATATTGGGATTTAGTCCCAGTTTTATTTCTAGTTGTAGTAGCTAACTAAAACAATATTGTATGAATGACATTTCTTTTCTGGGTATAATGTTAAAGAGTGTAGTCCTAGCTGAGAGTAACGTTAGCTGGTTTATGTAGTCTCTATTTAGCTAAAGGTCAAGACGCTGCATGTCATTTCAGGATTGTTATGTAACGTTCCTAAGTCTTGAACTTGATTTATCTCACTAGTTGAACCCTATTAGCGACAATAGGTTATCACTAGACAGAACTACTTAGTGGGTAACCTACGTTGGTCAAGAGTAATGTTATGTGGTTCACTGCCTAACGTTTACTAGAAGgtacctgtggctcagttggtagagcatggcgtgtgcaacgccagggttgtgggttcgattcccacgggggactagtacaaaaaaaatgcatgaaatgtatcactaaactctggataagagcgtctgctaaatgactaaaatgtaaatgtcttttcAACTAGACCTCGGTGTCGCCAGCTGTCCTTCAATAACCAGGACTAAAAGCGTTTTAAATTCTCACCACTCACCTGACTTAAAGGTCAACATTAGGTTACATGTGCTAATGTTGTGGTGCTCAGGTTCATTTGTGTCATTGATTTCTTTCAGGGGCTGTCCTCAAAGACTGTACACACAACCTCAGTAGGCAAATCTATTCTGACAAGGTGAGTCTGAGATTTAAGTGTTTATATGATCTAGATTGAttcatgtgtttgtgtgcattttTAATTTACACGTGTGATTAATTGACGTGTATTTCCCTGTAGGCACAAATCAAGGTTGCTTTACCCTACACAGAAGCCTTGTTGCTTTAAAAGGATACACAGCGACGACAAGTTGAAGGACCCCTTCGCTCTAGCCCAAAAAGACTTGAATCATTTGTACGAAGATATCAAGAAGGTAAGTCATTTGAATGAGTCATCATTGAGATTGTTTATCCGACGAAAAGTGCGCTATAAATGAAATATATTATTGTGACATGGCTACAGTGGTGTTCTTATTTAGCTCATCAGACTATTGTTAGTGATTTTCATAATATAACTGtaataaatatgtattttctgGGTTTCACAGGAACTTTTTGTGTCCAAATCAGAGTTGAAGTCCTTATGCGACTACTATTTTGACGGGAAGGGTAAGGCTTTCCGACCCATGATAGTGGTGCTGATGGCCCGGGCCTGCAATAGTCACAGCAACCAAGATGGGTAAGACATTATCCTGGGTGTAGCCTAGTCAACTAGATAGGTAGTATGCATTAccaggtatttatttatttgaccttttatttaactaggcaagtcagttaagaacaaattcttatttacaatgacggcctaccggggaacagtggggttaactgtcttgttcagaggcagaacgacagatttttatcttgtcagctcggggattccatccagcaacctttcggttactggcccaacgctctaaccactaggctacctgccacctctacgctctaaccactaggctacctgccacctctacactctaaccactaggcttcctgccacctctacactctaaccactaggctacctgccacctctacactctaaccactaggctacctgccacctctacactctaaccactaggctacctgccacctctacactctaaccactaggctacctgccacctctacactctaaccactaggctacctgccacctctacactctaaccactaggctacctgccacctctacactctaaccactaggctacctgccacctctacactctaaccactaggctacctgccacctccacactctaaccactaggctacctgccgcccctaccatctaaccactaggcttcctgccacctctacactctaaccactaggccacctctacactctaaccactaggctacctgccacctctacactctaaccactaggcttcctgccacctccacactctaaccactaggccacctctacactctaaccactaggctacctgccacctctacactctaaccactaggcttcctgccacctccacactctaaccactaggccacctctacactctaaccactaggctacctgccacctctacactctaaccactaggctacctgccacctctacactctaaccactaggctacctgccacctctacactctaaccactaggctacctgccacctctacactctaaccactaggctacctgccacctgccacctctacactctaaccactaggctaccctgccacctctacactctaaccactaggcttcctgccacctctacactctaaccactaggctaccctgccacctctacactctaaccactaggctaccctgccacctctacactctaaccactaggctacctgccacctctacactctaaccactaggctacctgccacctctacactctaaccactaggcttcctgccacctctacactctaaccactaggctaccctgccacctctacactctaaccactaggctaccctgccacctccacactctaaccactaggctaccctgccacctctacactctaaccactaggccacctctacactctaaccactaggctacctgccacctctacactctaaccactaggctacctgccacctctacactctaaccactaggctacctgccacctgccacctctacactctaaccactaggcttcctgccacctctacactctaaccactaggctacctgccacctctacactctaaccactaggctaccctgccacctctacactctaaccactaggccacctctacactctaaccactagtctacctgccacctctacactctaaccactaggctacctgccgcccctacactctaaccactaggctacctgccgcccctacactctaaccactaggctaccctgccacctctacactctaaccactaggcttcctgccacctctacactctaaccactaggctaccctgccacctctacactctaaccactaggcttcctgccgcctctacactctaaccactagactaccctgccacctctacactctaaccactaggctaccctgccacctctacactctaaccactaggcttcctgccgcctctacactctaaccactaggctacctgccacctctacactctaaccactaggctaccctgccacctctacactctaaccactaggctacctgccacctctacactctaaccactagactaccctgcAGACATACATACTTGATACTATGTAGCCTGATGCGTCATCCAGACGGCTCTCGTTTAGTTTCACTAACAAAAGAGAATGGATGGTCAGGATGGTCACACAAGGTTACTAATGGGTTACAAGGAGACAGACCTGGGTGAGAAACGATGCTAAGGAAACGTACAGTAtccagcgcgcacacacacatacacacacacatacacacacacacaccccagtaaCAAGTTGTCACACGTATCTGAGGAGAATACACAGATTAGAAAGGGAAGATGGCCtgttacattattattttttttactttgttaTAGGAGATGGCTGTATTATTCTTAATTAATCATGCATATCATTGCAATATCATTGCAATAAACGAATTCATAAACTAATTCATTCAGGCTGCCCATATTAGTGATGATATGAGAAAGGAATAACTgtgctctctttctttttctctctctaccttctcccccatctgtctctctctctgtagagatCTGCTCCCAGGTCAGCGATCCATAGCTATGATCTCTGAGATGATCCACACTGCCAGCCTGGTCCACGATGATGTCATCGACGGCTCGGACAAGCGCAGGGGGAAGACCACTATCAACGAAGTGTGGGGCGAGAGAAAGGTTAGCCGAGTCCTCCGAACAGGAGGGGTTTGTCTGTTAGCAGTAGCCAGTCATGTtgtcatacacacactacactaagCTACTCAACTGCAACATATGCAATAAtgttattgagagagagagagaggggggaaaaaaaggtcATGTGAAATGGCCCCAAGTTCTCTTGAATGTGCAATACTATCACTTTTCTGTAATGCATCTTATGATAAACTAATATACCCTTTAGTAGTTGTAAGATCATTTgactgtatgtgttctctgttctTATTCCCAGGCCATTTTAGCTGGAGACTTCATCCTCTCGGCAGCCTCCATGGCTCTGGCCCGTATCGGCAACAACACAGTGGTGTCAGTCCTGTCTCAGGTCATGGAGGATCTGGTGCGAGGTAAGGAGACGTGAGTCTGTCTCGTGATAATAAGGTAGCCCTGCCCGATACTTTAAAATCAGTGTCGACCTCGGCCAAAGAGGTTCTCTTGGTGTAATGGTTAGGACTATAGTTTCTCCCAATGGGAGACCTTGGTTCAGATCATTGCCTGTGACACATTGCACAATATATGCAGTCCGTTTCAGTTTCAAAACAGTTGATTTTTATCTGTCTGTTAGTTACTGTATaccttttttttttggggggggggtttggtaATCAACATTAACTGCTCCTTTACTATCTAGAGGTTGTTATGCAACGCTTCTGATTCTGTAAGGGGAAatgagtaccgtaatttccggactataagccgtaactttttttcccaggctttgaacctcgcggcttaaacaatgacgcggctaatatatggatttttcccgctttcaattttttttgaaaggatatgacttcagtggtttcagtgcacaggaggaggaagatagtgaccaatgactttctcggcaggctactgtttactgctaattttaaattttttgttacaagccgtgtttcgttaaagcctatttatttttgttacaagccgtgtttcgttaaagcctatttatttttgttacaagccgtgtttcgttaaagcctgtgtaaagttcatttgtttcaatgtaccggtaggcacctgcggcttatagacgtgcggcttatttatgttcaaaataaaaaaaaatgtaattcagtgggtgcggcttatattcaggtgcgctcaataatccggaaattacggtaatgaaagtttttttgttttgttttaagatTACCAAAGTCTATAGGAAACACTCTCTGTTCACACTAATATATTTGCTCATGTTCCAGGTGAATTCATGCAGCTGGGCTCCAAAGAAAATGAGAATGAGAGATTTAAACACTACCTCGACAAGACGTTTAAGAAGACTGCCAGTCTTATCGCCAACAGTTGTAAAGCTGTATGTACGTTCTATCTCCACACAAATAATGCAGACTTCCAGGAAGTCTTGTGTTGCCCAACTGAATAGGTTTGTGTTGACTGGGCGGTTCTTGTCCATTTCAAGGTATCCATTCTAGTGAACTCCGATCCAGAGGTTCATGAAATAGCCTTCCAGTATGGGAGGAACGTTGGCATCGCCTTCCAGGTACATTTCTAATATTTAGTTTTATGCCTCTTGAATCAATGGTGCCATTTTAATCATTTAATGTCCTTATTTAACATTGAAATGTTTAAGTTAtttgggggggtgtgtgtgtgtgtgtccgtcctagCTGGTGGATGATGTGCTTGACTTCACAGCGTGTGCCAGCCAACTAGGAAAGCCTTCAGCTACAGATCTCAAGCTGGGTCTGGCCACCGGACCAGTCCTGTTTGCCTgccaacaggtgtgtgtgtgtgtgtgtctaaagttagtgcactatatagggcatagggtgccatttgggatgtaggcgTTGACTCTCCTGGTCACTGAATCACAGTGACTGTTcaatatacattgagtgtacaaaacattaggaacacctttctaatattgggTTGCACCaactttttgccctcagaacagcctgaattcgtcgaggcgtggactctacaaggtctcaaaagcgttccacagggatgctggtccatgttgaatccaatgtttcccacagttgtgtcaagttggctggatgtcctttgggtggtggaccattcttgatacacacaggaaactgttgagtgtgaaaaacccagcagcgttgcagttcttgacacactcaaactggtgcgcccgacacctactaccattaccccgttcaaaagcacttaaatcttttgtctcaACTGTCTTGAGGCTTAAACAACTttctttcacctgtctcctccccttcatctgcactgattggatataacaagtgacatccaataagctttcacctggtcagtcggtcatggaaagagcgttcttaatgttttgtccccTCAGTGTCGATTCCTTTCATTCATATCATGTTATTTATTAAGCCAGGATAGTCCACTCGGTAACAATCGCTACTGTTTTCCAGGGAGTCCTGGCTTCACATAATATGCCTGATTGTGTAGTCTGTGACAGTGTGTCTTaacgctctgtctctctctctttttctctttctctcctctctctcctctctcctctctcctctttctctttctctttctctttctctttctctttctctttctctttctctttctctttctctctctctctctctctctctctctctctctctctctctctctctctctctctctctctctctctctctctctctttctctttctctttctctttctctttctctttctctttctctttctctttctctttctctttctctttctctttctctttctctttctctttctctttctctttctctttctctttctctttctctctctctttctctctctctttctctttctctctctagtttCCTGAGCTGCACGGTATGATCATGAGGCGGTTCAGCTCCAGTGGAGATGTCGCTCGTGCCTGGCAGTATGTCCAGGAGGTAAGAAACATTGGGTGTCGCTAGGTGGAGGGACGTCAGAaacactgtgggggggggggggtcgctagGCGGAGGGACGTCAGAAACATTGGGGGGGGTCGCTAGGTGGAGGGACGTCAGAAACATTGGGGGGGGTTGCTAGGCGGAGGGACGTCAGaaacactgggggggggggtcgctagGCGGAGGGACGTCAGaaacactggggggggggggggtcgctagGCGGAGGGACGTCAGAAACATTGGGGGGGGGTCGCTAGGTGGAGGGACGTCAGAAACATTGGGGGGGGTTGCTAGGCGGAGGGACGTCAGaaacactgggggggggggggggtcgctagGCGGAGGGACGTCAGAAACATTGGAGGGGGGGGTCGCTAGGTGGAGGGACGTCAGAAACATTGGGGGGGGGGTCGCTAGGTGGAGGGACGTCAGAAACATTGGGGGGGTCGCTATCTGGAGGGACGTCAGAAACATTGGAGGGGGGGGGTCACTAGGTGGAGGGACGTcaaacattgggggggggggggggtcgctagGTGGAGGGACGTCAGAAACATTGGGGGGGTTGCTAGGCGGAGGGACGTCAgaaacattgggggggggggttgctagGCGGAGGGACGTCAGAAACATTGGGGGGGGGTCGCTAGGTGGAGGGACGTCAGAAACATTGGGGGGGGGGTCGCTATCTGGAGGGACGTCAGAAACATTGGAGGGGGGGGTCGCTAGGTGGAGGGACGTCAGAAACATTGGGGGGGGTCGCTAGGCGGAGGGACGTCAAACATTGGGGGGGGGTCGCTAGGTGGAGGGACGTCAGAAACATTGGGGGGTTGCTATCTGGAGGGACGTCAGAAACATTGGAGGGGGGGGTCGCTAGGTGGAGGGACGTCAGAAACATTGGGGGGGGTCGCTATCTGGAGGGACGTCAGAAACATTGGAGGGGGGGTCGCTAGGTGGAGGGACGTCAGAAACATTGGGGGGGGGGTCGCTAGGCGGAGGGACGTCAAACATTGGGGGGGGGGTCGCTAGGTGGAGGGACGTCAGAAACATTGGGGGGGTTGCTATCTGGAGGGACGTCAGAAACATTGGAGGGGGGGGTCGCTAGGTGGAGGGACGTCAGAAACATTGGGGGGGGTCGCTATCTGGAGGGACGTCAGAAACATTGGGGGGGTCGCTATCTGGAGGGACGTCAgaaacattgggggggggggtcgctagGTGGAGGGACGTCAGAAACATT contains:
- the LOC115149219 gene encoding decaprenyl-diphosphate synthase subunit 1; this translates as MAKPWRRCWRWRTTASTCTSLLETICCFNGTSATSLLLRGTGTVSGSGNEGLSSKTVHTTSVGKSILTRHKSRLLYPTQKPCCFKRIHSDDKLKDPFALAQKDLNHLYEDIKKELFVSKSELKSLCDYYFDGKGKAFRPMIVVLMARACNSHSNQDGDLLPGQRSIAMISEMIHTASLVHDDVIDGSDKRRGKTTINEVWGERKAILAGDFILSAASMALARIGNNTVVSVLSQVMEDLVRGEFMQLGSKENENERFKHYLDKTFKKTASLIANSCKAVSILVNSDPEVHEIAFQYGRNVGIAFQLVDDVLDFTACASQLGKPSATDLKLGLATGPVLFACQQFPELHGMIMRRFSSSGDVARAWQYVQESEGVDQTNFLAQHYCQEAIRQISLLRPSLERDALIRLTQMVLTRDK